A genome region from Urocitellus parryii isolate mUroPar1 chromosome X, mUroPar1.hap1, whole genome shotgun sequence includes the following:
- the Sertm2 gene encoding serine-rich and transmembrane domain-containing 2 yields the protein MTEVHFKYHGNLTGRAHFPTLATEVDNTSDKYSNLYMYVGLFLSLLAILLILLFTMLLRLKHVISPITSESTESVPQFTDVEMQSRIPTP from the coding sequence ATGACGGAGGTGCACTTTAAGTACCATGGAAATCTCACTGGACGGGCCCATTTTCCCACTCTGGCAACAGAGGTTGACAACACGTCAGACAAGTATTCCAACCTGTACATGTATGTGGGCTTGTTCTTGAGCCTCCTGGCCATTCTCCTCATCCTGCTCTTTACCATGCTCCTTCGGCTCAAACATGTCATCTCACCCATCACCTCTGAGAGCACAGAAAGTGTTCCTCAATTCACTGATGTAGAGATGCAGAGTCGAATCCCCACTCCTTAA